In Mus caroli chromosome 9, CAROLI_EIJ_v1.1, whole genome shotgun sequence, a single window of DNA contains:
- the LOC110301422 gene encoding olfactory receptor 145-like isoform X3 — translation MALANGSFVTEFILLGLTDQPDLQMPLFLIFLIMYLITAFGNLTLIILIVLNSHLHTPMYFFLFNLSFIDLCYSSLITPKMLMNFVQEKNIISYMGCMTQFYFFGFFAISECYVLTAMAYDRYVAICNPLLYSVAMSPKMCSYLILGSYFMGFSGAMIHTGCVLRLTFCDGNTINHYFCDLLPLLQLSCTSTYVNEIELFIVTGKDIIVPTVIIFASYGFILSSILKIRSTSGRSKAFSTCSSHIIAVSMFFGSSAFMYLKPSSAVSMNEAKFSSIFYSIVVPMMNPLIYSLRNKDVKVGLKKTLSRMF, via the coding sequence atggCTCTGGCAAATGGCTCTTTTGTAACTGAATTCATTCTCTTGGGCTTAACAGACCAGCCTGACCTTCAAATGCCCCTGTTCCTAATTTTTCTAATAATGTATTTGATAACAGCATTTGGAAATTTGACTTTGATAATTTTAATTGTGTTGAATTCTCACcttcacacacccatgtacttttttctctttaacttaTCCTTCATAGACCTTTGCTATTCTTCTTTGATCACACCCAAAATGCTGATGAACTTTGTACAAGAGAAGAACATTATTTCTTACATGGGATGCATGACTCAGTTCTACTTCTTTGGCTTTTTTGCGATTTCTGAATGTTATGTGCTGACAgcaatggcctatgatcgctatgtggccattTGCAATCCACTCTTGTATAGTGTTGCCATGTCTCCAAAGATGTGTTCCTATCTTATTCTTGGTTCATATTTCATGGGATTTTCAGGTGCCATGATCCACACAGGTTGTGTATTGAGACTGACCTTCTGTGATGGAAACACCATCAACCATTACTTTTGTGATCTCCTCCCTTTGCTGCAACTCTCCTGCACCAGCACCTATGTCAATGAGATAGAGTTGTTTATTGTAACAGGAAAAGACATCATCGTGCCCACTGTGATCATCTTTGCTTCTTATGGCTTTATTCTCTCCAGTATCCTCAAAATAAGGTCCACTTCAGGCAGGTCCAAAGCCTTCAGCACTTGCAGTTCCCACATAATTGCTGTTTCTATGTTCTTTGGTTCAAGTGCATTTATGTATCTCAAACCTTCTTCAGCTGTATCCATGAATGAGGCAAAGTTCTCTTCCATATTTTACAGCATTGTGGTACCCATGATGAACCCTCTAATCTACAGCTTGAGGAATAAAGATGTCAAAGTTGGCTTGAAAAAAACCCTGAGCAGAATGTTTTAG
- the LOC110301422 gene encoding olfactory receptor 145-like isoform X2, with translation MSQKKMALANGSFVTEFILLGLTDQPDLQMPLFLIFLIMYLITAFGNLTLIILIVLNSHLHTPMYFFLFNLSFIDLCYSSLITPKMLMNFVQEKNIISYMGCMTQFYFFGFFAISECYVLTAMAYDRYVAICNPLLYSVAMSPKMCSYLILGSYFMGFSGAMIHTGCVLRLTFCDGNTINHYFCDLLPLLQLSCTSTYVNEIELFIVTGKDIIVPTVIIFASYGFILSSILKIRSTSGRSKAFSTCSSHIIAVSMFFGSSAFMYLKPSSAVSMNEAKFSSIFYSIVVPMMNPLIYSLRNKDVKVGLKKTLSRMF, from the exons ATGAGTCAGAA aaaaatggCTCTGGCAAATGGCTCTTTTGTAACTGAATTCATTCTCTTGGGCTTAACAGACCAGCCTGACCTTCAAATGCCCCTGTTCCTAATTTTTCTAATAATGTATTTGATAACAGCATTTGGAAATTTGACTTTGATAATTTTAATTGTGTTGAATTCTCACcttcacacacccatgtacttttttctctttaacttaTCCTTCATAGACCTTTGCTATTCTTCTTTGATCACACCCAAAATGCTGATGAACTTTGTACAAGAGAAGAACATTATTTCTTACATGGGATGCATGACTCAGTTCTACTTCTTTGGCTTTTTTGCGATTTCTGAATGTTATGTGCTGACAgcaatggcctatgatcgctatgtggccattTGCAATCCACTCTTGTATAGTGTTGCCATGTCTCCAAAGATGTGTTCCTATCTTATTCTTGGTTCATATTTCATGGGATTTTCAGGTGCCATGATCCACACAGGTTGTGTATTGAGACTGACCTTCTGTGATGGAAACACCATCAACCATTACTTTTGTGATCTCCTCCCTTTGCTGCAACTCTCCTGCACCAGCACCTATGTCAATGAGATAGAGTTGTTTATTGTAACAGGAAAAGACATCATCGTGCCCACTGTGATCATCTTTGCTTCTTATGGCTTTATTCTCTCCAGTATCCTCAAAATAAGGTCCACTTCAGGCAGGTCCAAAGCCTTCAGCACTTGCAGTTCCCACATAATTGCTGTTTCTATGTTCTTTGGTTCAAGTGCATTTATGTATCTCAAACCTTCTTCAGCTGTATCCATGAATGAGGCAAAGTTCTCTTCCATATTTTACAGCATTGTGGTACCCATGATGAACCCTCTAATCTACAGCTTGAGGAATAAAGATGTCAAAGTTGGCTTGAAAAAAACCCTGAGCAGAATGTTTTAG
- the LOC110301422 gene encoding olfactory receptor 145-like isoform X1, translating into MQLLRKMALANGSFVTEFILLGLTDQPDLQMPLFLIFLIMYLITAFGNLTLIILIVLNSHLHTPMYFFLFNLSFIDLCYSSLITPKMLMNFVQEKNIISYMGCMTQFYFFGFFAISECYVLTAMAYDRYVAICNPLLYSVAMSPKMCSYLILGSYFMGFSGAMIHTGCVLRLTFCDGNTINHYFCDLLPLLQLSCTSTYVNEIELFIVTGKDIIVPTVIIFASYGFILSSILKIRSTSGRSKAFSTCSSHIIAVSMFFGSSAFMYLKPSSAVSMNEAKFSSIFYSIVVPMMNPLIYSLRNKDVKVGLKKTLSRMF; encoded by the coding sequence aaaaatggCTCTGGCAAATGGCTCTTTTGTAACTGAATTCATTCTCTTGGGCTTAACAGACCAGCCTGACCTTCAAATGCCCCTGTTCCTAATTTTTCTAATAATGTATTTGATAACAGCATTTGGAAATTTGACTTTGATAATTTTAATTGTGTTGAATTCTCACcttcacacacccatgtacttttttctctttaacttaTCCTTCATAGACCTTTGCTATTCTTCTTTGATCACACCCAAAATGCTGATGAACTTTGTACAAGAGAAGAACATTATTTCTTACATGGGATGCATGACTCAGTTCTACTTCTTTGGCTTTTTTGCGATTTCTGAATGTTATGTGCTGACAgcaatggcctatgatcgctatgtggccattTGCAATCCACTCTTGTATAGTGTTGCCATGTCTCCAAAGATGTGTTCCTATCTTATTCTTGGTTCATATTTCATGGGATTTTCAGGTGCCATGATCCACACAGGTTGTGTATTGAGACTGACCTTCTGTGATGGAAACACCATCAACCATTACTTTTGTGATCTCCTCCCTTTGCTGCAACTCTCCTGCACCAGCACCTATGTCAATGAGATAGAGTTGTTTATTGTAACAGGAAAAGACATCATCGTGCCCACTGTGATCATCTTTGCTTCTTATGGCTTTATTCTCTCCAGTATCCTCAAAATAAGGTCCACTTCAGGCAGGTCCAAAGCCTTCAGCACTTGCAGTTCCCACATAATTGCTGTTTCTATGTTCTTTGGTTCAAGTGCATTTATGTATCTCAAACCTTCTTCAGCTGTATCCATGAATGAGGCAAAGTTCTCTTCCATATTTTACAGCATTGTGGTACCCATGATGAACCCTCTAATCTACAGCTTGAGGAATAAAGATGTCAAAGTTGGCTTGAAAAAAACCCTGAGCAGAATGTTTTAG